Genomic segment of Glutamicibacter sp. JL.03c:
TCCAGGCATTGAATTCACACTCATGGACCCTCCTTCGCCATTCTCTTCACCCAAAGAATAACAGAGGCTACCTCACTATGTGGTTCCATCTTGAAATTGTTCCGAAGAACACACTATTCTTAACACCATGCAGAACGATGAGTCCAAGCCTGACTTGGCAGATCTTTTCCTCCGCGCATCACGCGTCATTCGAGGCCGCTGGAGGGAAAGCCTGATCCCGATGGGAATCACCCCGCACCAGTCGCGAGTGCTGAGCCTGCTGGGCCATGCCGAAGACGAAGGCCTGCGCAATTCCCAGCTCGCCGAGCGCCTGCACATCGCTGCCCGCTCCACAACCGAAGTTGTCGACCAGCTGGAGGCCAAGCAGCTGGTGGTCCGCACCCCGGATCCAGCAGACCGCCGCGCGACGCTGATCGCGCTGAGCCCCAGCGGCCGGGCACAGCTCGGAGAAATGTCCCAGCTGCGCCGCGACAGCATGGCCGGATACTTCGAAAAGCTCTCAGCCCCAGACCGCGAAGAACTCACCCGGCTGCTCGAAATCCTCGACCAGGAAAATCCCCGCCAGCCGCGCCACGGGTGCAAATAGCCCGGGGCCACCGGCACAGGTCCACAGGCACAAGGCGACGGCCGGGTCAATCACCAAGTGGTTGACCCGGCCGTCGCCTTCGTTCTGCGCCGAGGCGCAATGGGTATTTAGTTCTCGGTTTTTCCGTGGCGCCAGTAGCCCATGAATGCTACTTGCTTGCGGTCGATGCCCGCCTCGCGAACGAGGTAGCGGCGCATTTCCTTGACCGTGCCCGCTTCGCCAGCGACCCACGCATAGAACGGTGCCTTGTCGGCTTGCCCGGTCTCCCACAGGATCTGCGCGTCAACGTCGATATCTTCCGGCTCGGCATTGGTATGCACCACGCCGGCCGCCGGAATGGCCACCACCTGGCTCAGCG
This window contains:
- a CDS encoding MarR family winged helix-turn-helix transcriptional regulator, whose amino-acid sequence is MQNDESKPDLADLFLRASRVIRGRWRESLIPMGITPHQSRVLSLLGHAEDEGLRNSQLAERLHIAARSTTEVVDQLEAKQLVVRTPDPADRRATLIALSPSGRAQLGEMSQLRRDSMAGYFEKLSAPDREELTRLLEILDQENPRQPRHGCK